A section of the Neofelis nebulosa isolate mNeoNeb1 chromosome 12, mNeoNeb1.pri, whole genome shotgun sequence genome encodes:
- the LOC131491421 gene encoding protein CutA homolog isoform X2 produces the protein MDRLGSRCPLPGYLRPSVLICLLILAASFLSYPVLRTLSLQLHSAITGSYVSGTYSIVFVNCPNEQIARDIARYFWNGEIEEATEILLLIKTKTSKVRMLFSYIRLVHPFEIPEVFSLPMDQGDARYLKWLEEGTGED, from the exons ATGGACAGGCTGGGCTCCCGGTGTCCTCTGCCAGGCTACCTGCGGCCCTCTGTCCTTATATGCCTCCTG ATCCTGGCAGCTTCTTTCCTGTCCTATCCAGTGCTCAGGACCCTTAGCCTGCAGCTCCATTCAGCTATCACCGGCAGCTACGTATCCGGCACTTACTCCATCGTCTTTGTCAACTGTCCCAACGAGCAGATTGCCAGAGATATTGCCAG GTACTTTTGGAATGGAGAAATAGAAGAAGCCACTGAAATCCTGTTG ctAATAAAGACAAAGACTTCCAAGGTCCGCATGCTGTTCAGCTATATCAG GTTGGTGCATCCTTTTGAAATCCCAGAGGTCTTCAGTCTTCCCATGGACCAAGGAGATGCGCGCTATCTAAAGTGGCTGGAGGAGGGCACGGGGGAGGACTGA
- the LOC131491421 gene encoding protein CutA homolog isoform X1, with the protein MDRLGSRCPLPGYLRPSVLICLLILAASFLSYPVLRTLSLQLHSAITGSYVSGTYSIVFVNCPNEQIARDIARAILDKKLAASVNILPKASSLYFWNGEIEEATEILLLIKTKTSKVRMLFSYIRLVHPFEIPEVFSLPMDQGDARYLKWLEEGTGED; encoded by the exons ATGGACAGGCTGGGCTCCCGGTGTCCTCTGCCAGGCTACCTGCGGCCCTCTGTCCTTATATGCCTCCTG ATCCTGGCAGCTTCTTTCCTGTCCTATCCAGTGCTCAGGACCCTTAGCCTGCAGCTCCATTCAGCTATCACCGGCAGCTACGTATCCGGCACTTACTCCATCGTCTTTGTCAACTGTCCCAACGAGCAGATTGCCAGAGATATTGCCAG GGCTATACTGGATAAGAAGCTGGCTGCCTCTGTGAACATCCTGCCCAAGGCATCCTCACT GTACTTTTGGAATGGAGAAATAGAAGAAGCCACTGAAATCCTGTTG ctAATAAAGACAAAGACTTCCAAGGTCCGCATGCTGTTCAGCTATATCAG GTTGGTGCATCCTTTTGAAATCCCAGAGGTCTTCAGTCTTCCCATGGACCAAGGAGATGCGCGCTATCTAAAGTGGCTGGAGGAGGGCACGGGGGAGGACTGA
- the PSMD5 gene encoding 26S proteasome non-ATPase regulatory subunit 5, protein MAAQALALLREVSRLEAPLEELRALQSVLQTVPLSELREQAAELRLGPLFSLLNENHREQTTLCVSILERLLQAVEPVHVARNLRVDLQRGLTHSNDSVKILTLSQVGRIVENSEAVTEILNNAELLKQIVYCIGGDNLSVAKAAIKSLSRISLTQAGLEALFESNLLDDLKSVMKTNDVVRYRVYELIVEISSVSPESLSYCTTSGLVTQLLRELTGEDVLVRATCVEMVTSLAYTQHGRQYLSQEGVIDQISNIIVGADSDPFSSFYLPGFVKFFGNLAIMDSPQQICERYPVFVEKVFEMTESQDPTMIGVAVDTIGILGSNVEGKQVLQKTGTRFERLLMKIGYQAKNASTELKIRCLDAISSIFYIPPEQQTDDLLRMTESWFSSLSRDPLELFRGISNQPFPDLHCAALKVFTAIANQPWAQKLMFNSPGFVEYVMDRSVEHDKASKDAKYELVKALANSKTVAEIFGNPNYLRLRTYLSEGPYYVKPISTTAVEGAE, encoded by the exons ATGGCGGCCCAGGCGCTGGCGCTGCTGAGGGAGGTGTCGCGGCTGGAAGCGCCCCTGGAGGAGCTGCGCGCGCTTCAGTCGGTGCTGCAGACCGTGCCGCTCAGCGAGCTCCGCGAGCAAGCGGCGGAACTGCGCCTCGGCCCGCTTTTCTCCCTGCTCAACGAGAACCATCG GGAACAGACCACTTTGTGTGTATCCATTCTGGAGAGATTGCTCCAAGCTGTGGAGCCAGTTCACGTGGCCCGGAACCTCAGGGTTGACCTTCAGAGGGGACTGACTCACTCCAATGATTCCGTAAAAATTCTCACTCTGTCCCAG gtCGGAAGAATTGTTGAAAATTCTGAGGCTGTTACTGAGATTCTAAATAATGCTGAATTACTAAAACAAATTGTTTATTGTATTGGTGGAGACAATCTGTCTGTAGCTAAAGCG GCCATTAAATCCCTGTCAAGAATATCATTAACCCAGGCTGGACTGGAGGCTTTGTTTGAAAGCAATCTGCTGGATGATTTGAAAAgtgtaatgaaaacaaatgacGTTGTTCGGTACAGAGTGTATGAG ttaatTGTGGAGATTTCTTCTGTGTCACCAGAATCTTTAAGCTACTGTACCACCAGTGGATTGGTAACCCAGCTTCTCAGAGAGCTGACTGGGGAGGATGTGCTGGTCAG AGCCACCTGTGTAGAAATGGTGACATCACTGGCGTATACTCAACATGGACGACAGTACCTTTCTCAAGAAGGAGTAATTGATCAGATTTCTAATATAATTGTTGGGGCAGATTCAGACCCTTTCTCTAGCTTCTATCTGCCAG GGTTTGTGAAGTTTTTTGGAAACCTGGCTATCATGGATAGTCCTCAACAGATCTGTGAGCGTTATCCTGTCTTTGTGGAAAAAGTCTTTGAAATGACAGAAAGTCAGGACCCCACCATGATTGGCGTAGCAGTGGACACAATCGGAATCCTGGGATCCAATGTTGAAGGAAAACAAGTTTTACAAAAAACAG GAACTCGCTTTGAACGCTTGCTCATGAAAATAGGATATCAAGCAAAGAATGCCTCAACAGAGCTCAAAATTAGGTGTTTGGATGCAATTTCGTCTATTTTTTATATACCA CCTGAGCAGCAGACTGATGACCTCCTGAGGATGACAGAATCctggttttcttctttatctcGGGACCCGCTGGAGCTCTTCCGTGGCATCAGTAATCAGCCCTTCCCTGACCTGCACTGTGCTGCCTTAAAAGTGTTCACG GCCATCGCAAATCAACCCTGGGCTCAGAAACTTATGTTTAATAGTCCAGGGTTTGTGGAATATGTGATGGACCGGTCTGTGGAGCATGACAAAGCTTCAAAGGATGCCAAATATGAACTGGTTAAAGCACTTGCCAATTCCAAGACAGTTGCGGAAATCTTTGGGAACCCAAATTACTTGAGGCTCAGAACTTACCTGAGTGAAGGTCCATACTATGTGAAACCTATTTCCACAACAGCTGTGGAAGGAGCTGAATGA